A single Gloeocapsa sp. DLM2.Bin57 DNA region contains:
- a CDS encoding DUF4079 domain-containing protein: protein MSSDSLAAFKPYLSFFHPITMWILLVVALYTMYLGVQVRRTRLADGNLKKELVKGRFALRHHQIGAILLALMVMGAIGGITVTYFNNGKIVIGPHLFAGLGMLGLVSTSAALVPFMQKHDWVRSIHVSLNLILLGLFGWQAVTGVQIVQKIVSQMMQSG, encoded by the coding sequence ATGAGTTCAGACAGTCTAGCCGCTTTCAAGCCCTATCTCAGCTTTTTCCACCCAATTACGATGTGGATTTTGTTGGTGGTTGCGCTCTACACGATGTATCTGGGTGTGCAAGTCCGGCGGACGCGCTTGGCGGATGGCAATCTCAAGAAAGAACTGGTAAAGGGTCGGTTCGCTTTACGCCACCATCAAATTGGCGCCATACTCCTAGCACTGATGGTGATGGGGGCGATCGGAGGCATCACCGTGACCTACTTTAACAATGGCAAGATTGTGATTGGGCCCCATCTATTTGCTGGGTTAGGAATGTTGGGGTTAGTTTCCACGTCTGCCGCGTTGGTTCCCTTTATGCAAAAGCATGACTGGGTTCGCAGTATCCACGTTTCGCTGAATCTGATTCTGCTGGGACTGTTTGGCTGGCAAGCCGTGACTGGGGTACAAATTGTACAAAAAATAGTGAGCCAGATGATGCAGTCTGGTTGA
- a CDS encoding CsbD family protein — MSLKNRAKATAKNIEGKIQESIGNLTGDPKDQLEGKAKQAEAKVRHTNEDVKDEVKKIVD, encoded by the coding sequence ATGAGTTTAAAAAATAGAGCTAAGGCAACTGCTAAAAATATTGAAGGTAAAATTCAAGAAAGCATAGGCAATCTGACAGGCGACCCTAAAGATCAGTTAGAAGGTAAAGCCAAACAGGCTGAGGCAAAAGTTCGTCACACCAACGAAGATGTGAAAGATGAAGTCAAAAAAATCGTTGACTAA
- a CDS encoding DUF2892 domain-containing protein, producing the protein MKTNVGSLDRLIRLLLASVLFYLGLFLYGGTVLGISIVVAGSVLLVTALVGFCGLYSLLGIQTNQTKEQL; encoded by the coding sequence ATGAAAACGAATGTTGGTTCACTCGATCGCCTAATCCGCTTATTGTTGGCTTCAGTGTTATTTTATCTAGGACTGTTCCTTTACGGAGGGACAGTATTGGGTATTAGTATTGTCGTTGCGGGTAGCGTACTACTGGTAACAGCTTTAGTAGGCTTTTGCGGTCTTTATAGCCTCTTGGGAATTCAGACTAACCAGACTAAGGAACAACTTTAG
- a CDS encoding DUF3365 domain-containing protein produces the protein MFKYLYPLLIGLVTLTLWLIPQLAWASTNPAELAKVVQSIENLDQMRSTLASTLEGTTEQPTVQTMKEVCRPVGMQAIKLSQENGWQVKQIARKYRNPAHAPDNLQSTIALAKFEQNPELMGFWEREILDGQNGSRYYRRINVESSCLTCHGGKANRPQFVEDNYPQDLAYDFKLGDLRGMYAVFIPDLQKALKNTVGNS, from the coding sequence ATGTTTAAGTATCTTTACCCTTTGCTGATTGGTTTAGTCACCCTTACCCTTTGGCTGATTCCTCAATTGGCTTGGGCGAGTACGAATCCAGCTGAACTAGCAAAGGTGGTTCAGTCTATTGAAAATCTCGATCAGATGCGTTCCACTTTAGCTTCGACCTTAGAAGGAACGACCGAGCAACCCACTGTACAAACCATGAAAGAAGTTTGCCGTCCTGTAGGAATGCAGGCCATAAAACTCAGCCAAGAAAACGGCTGGCAGGTTAAACAAATTGCCCGTAAATATCGCAATCCTGCCCATGCCCCCGATAATCTTCAGTCCACAATTGCTTTAGCAAAGTTTGAGCAAAATCCAGAACTGATGGGTTTCTGGGAGCGAGAAATCCTCGATGGACAAAATGGAAGTCGCTATTACCGTCGTATCAACGTGGAATCTAGTTGTTTAACGTGCCACGGAGGGAAAGCGAATCGTCCGCAGTTTGTCGAAGACAACTATCCTCAAGACCTAGCCTATGACTTCAAGCTTGGCGATCTGCGGGGAATGTATGCTGTGTTTATTCCCGATCTCCAAAAAGCCTTGAAAAATACAGTGGGTAATTCATAG
- a CDS encoding glutamate synthase large subunit: MKQNNPRKEYSESIYLGPRWLVEERDACGVGFLATTTGKQNHQIIEQAVKALDCLEHRGGCSADRDTGDGSGIMTEIPYELFEPWFAEHQIEIPEEGTWGVGMVFLPHDPVEAEISRQHIEEVVARENLTVLGWRQVPVNLTVLGLQAEETRPQIKQIIVKSSEKLTGEKLERSLYIARSHIGKLLSDDFYFCSFSSRTIVYKGLVRGEVLGQFYQDLTNPSYKSKFAVYHRRFSTNTMPRWPFAQPMRLLGHNGEINTLLGNINWMMAREVNLAAQGWTTEELESLKPIVNVNNSDSYNLDSTMELLVRTGKTPLEAAMILVPEAYHNQPGLAKYPEISDFYDYYSGLQEPWDGPALLVFSDGKIVGATLDRNGLRPARYCLTKNDLVIVASEAGVIEIPPEDILEKGRLGPGEMLAVDLQEREILRNWEIKEKIALSLPYKEWLKARVEVGEIGEKVNQRHLGESAFLQQQVAFGYTAEDVEMVIVPMASQGKEPTFCMGDDIPLAVLSEKPHLVYNYFKQRFAQVTNPPIDPIREGLVMSLEVLLGKRGNILAVTAQDARLLELKSPLLNEGQLNYIKQSEFKTVELGTVYPLADGPSGLAKALTRLCQQAEQAVKEGAEIIILSDRVALPSGVIKEESSYIPPLLAVGAVHQHLIHQGVRLEASLIVDTAQCWSTHHYACLIGYGASAVCPYLTWETIYQWWNEEKTQKLMQNGKLPAITLEKALENYRRAVEAGLLKILSKMGISLLSSYHGAQIFEAIGLGTEVIDIAFGGTTSRVGGMTLKELASEVAAFLNQAFPTLKAKKLENYGFVNYRPGGEYHMNSPEMAKALHKAVKAEDYDHYQLYQKYIAERPITALRDLLTFQSDRPSIPLETVEPVEEIVKRFCTGGMSLGALSREAHETLAIAMNRIGGKSNSGEGGEDTLRYQTINDVDSAGKSTSFAHLHGLVNGDSACSAIKQVASGRFGVTPAYLMSGRQIEIKMAQGAKPGEGGQLPGPKVSPYIAMLRRSKPGVPLISPPPHHDIYSIEDLAQLIYDLHQINPQAQVSVKLVAEIGIGTIAAGVAKGNADIIQISGHDGGTGASPLSSIKHAGTPWELGLTEVHRVLLENQLRDRVLLRVDGGFKTGHDVVMGALMGAQEYGFGSVAMIAAGCIMARICHTNNCPVGVASQQERLRQRFSGTPAQVVNFFYFIAEEVRHVLAHLGYTSLTEIIGRADLLTTRKDVKPGKTHSLNLEVLTHLPDVKSDRSWLNHISVHSNGPVLDDEILTDNLINTAIANQGFVTKELNICNTNRSVGTRIAGKIAFVYGDTGFSGEITLKFTGSAGQSFGAFNLQGMRLILSGEANDYVGKGMNGGEIIIYPPQQTTFDSSKNSIIGNTCLYGATGGYLFANGTAGERFAVRNSLAKAVVEGAGDHCCEYMTGGVIVVLGPVGRNVGAGMTGGLAYFLDEEGDFPAKVNPEIVKIQRVVTSTGEKQLRELIQAHVEKTQSPWGAKILADWQSYLPKFWQVVPPSEANSPEVTEDATQSLTSV; encoded by the coding sequence CGCTAGAGAAAATCTGACGGTATTAGGATGGCGTCAAGTACCAGTAAATCTGACGGTATTAGGTCTTCAAGCAGAAGAAACACGACCTCAAATTAAACAAATAATCGTTAAATCATCTGAAAAACTAACAGGAGAAAAACTAGAGCGATCGCTATATATTGCGCGTTCCCATATTGGTAAATTACTATCAGATGACTTTTACTTCTGTTCCTTCTCATCGAGAACAATTGTTTATAAAGGATTAGTCAGAGGAGAAGTCTTAGGACAATTTTATCAAGATTTAACCAATCCCAGCTATAAAAGTAAATTTGCGGTGTATCATCGCCGTTTTAGCACTAATACTATGCCTAGATGGCCCTTTGCGCAACCAATGCGCTTATTAGGACACAATGGAGAAATCAATACCCTTTTAGGTAACATCAACTGGATGATGGCGCGAGAAGTCAATCTAGCAGCCCAGGGCTGGACAACAGAAGAGTTAGAATCCCTCAAACCAATAGTCAATGTAAATAATAGCGATTCCTATAATCTAGATAGTACTATGGAATTACTGGTACGAACAGGAAAAACTCCTCTAGAAGCAGCGATGATTTTAGTACCAGAAGCCTATCACAACCAACCTGGATTAGCTAAATATCCTGAAATCAGCGATTTTTACGACTATTATAGTGGTTTACAAGAACCTTGGGATGGACCTGCGTTATTGGTATTTAGTGATGGTAAAATAGTCGGAGCTACTTTAGATCGTAATGGTTTACGACCTGCGCGTTATTGCCTTACTAAAAACGACTTAGTGATTGTAGCTAGTGAAGCAGGAGTAATTGAGATACCCCCAGAAGATATCCTCGAAAAAGGGAGACTAGGTCCAGGAGAAATGCTCGCAGTAGATTTACAAGAGCGAGAAATTCTCAGAAATTGGGAAATAAAGGAAAAAATCGCTCTATCACTTCCTTACAAAGAATGGCTAAAAGCTAGAGTAGAAGTAGGAGAGATTGGAGAAAAAGTTAATCAACGTCATCTCGGAGAAAGTGCTTTTTTACAACAACAAGTAGCCTTTGGTTATACCGCTGAAGATGTAGAAATGGTAATCGTTCCTATGGCGAGTCAAGGAAAAGAGCCAACCTTTTGTATGGGAGATGATATACCCCTAGCGGTGTTATCAGAAAAACCTCATCTAGTCTATAACTATTTTAAACAGCGATTTGCTCAAGTAACCAACCCACCCATTGACCCCATCAGAGAAGGCTTAGTAATGTCATTAGAAGTGTTATTAGGCAAAAGAGGCAATATTTTAGCAGTAACTGCTCAAGACGCAAGATTATTAGAGCTAAAAAGTCCTTTACTCAATGAAGGGCAATTAAACTATATCAAACAATCGGAATTTAAAACCGTAGAATTAGGGACAGTATATCCCTTAGCCGATGGACCATCAGGGTTAGCTAAAGCTTTAACTAGATTATGTCAACAAGCAGAGCAAGCAGTTAAAGAAGGAGCAGAGATAATTATTCTGTCCGATCGCGTAGCGCTCCCTTCGGGAGTAATTAAAGAAGAATCGAGCTATATACCCCCTCTCTTAGCAGTAGGTGCGGTACATCAACACTTGATTCACCAAGGAGTAAGACTAGAAGCATCTTTAATAGTAGATACAGCTCAATGTTGGAGTACTCATCATTATGCTTGTTTAATTGGTTATGGTGCATCAGCGGTATGTCCTTATTTAACTTGGGAAACCATCTATCAGTGGTGGAACGAAGAAAAAACCCAAAAATTAATGCAAAATGGCAAATTACCCGCGATTACTCTAGAAAAAGCTCTAGAAAACTACCGTAGAGCCGTAGAAGCAGGGTTATTGAAAATCTTGTCCAAAATGGGAATATCTCTATTATCTTCTTATCATGGAGCACAGATATTTGAAGCGATCGGATTAGGAACAGAAGTAATCGATATCGCCTTTGGGGGGACAACTTCTCGGGTAGGAGGAATGACTCTAAAAGAGTTGGCTTCAGAAGTAGCAGCATTTCTTAATCAAGCTTTTCCTACCCTCAAAGCTAAAAAACTAGAAAACTACGGTTTTGTCAACTATCGTCCCGGTGGTGAATACCACATGAATAGTCCAGAAATGGCAAAAGCCTTACATAAAGCAGTCAAAGCAGAAGACTACGATCATTACCAGTTATACCAAAAATACATTGCCGAGCGTCCCATTACAGCCTTAAGGGATTTATTAACCTTTCAAAGCGATCGCCCTTCTATACCATTAGAAACAGTAGAGCCAGTAGAAGAAATAGTCAAGCGTTTTTGCACAGGGGGAATGTCACTAGGTGCATTATCACGGGAAGCTCACGAAACCCTAGCTATAGCCATGAATCGTATCGGTGGAAAATCCAACTCAGGAGAAGGTGGAGAAGACACCCTACGTTATCAAACAATTAACGACGTAGATTCAGCAGGAAAATCCACCAGTTTTGCTCATCTTCACGGATTAGTCAACGGTGATAGTGCTTGTTCAGCGATTAAACAAGTAGCTTCAGGACGTTTTGGGGTAACACCTGCATATTTGATGAGTGGTCGTCAAATTGAGATTAAAATGGCTCAAGGAGCAAAACCAGGAGAGGGAGGACAATTACCAGGACCAAAAGTTAGCCCCTATATCGCTATGTTACGTCGCTCTAAACCTGGAGTACCCCTAATCTCACCCCCACCCCATCACGATATCTACTCCATCGAAGATTTAGCCCAACTAATCTACGATTTACACCAAATTAACCCCCAAGCTCAAGTATCAGTCAAACTAGTCGCCGAAATTGGTATTGGTACAATCGCCGCAGGTGTAGCTAAAGGTAACGCAGATATCATTCAAATATCGGGACACGATGGAGGTACAGGTGCTTCACCTCTTAGCTCCATTAAACACGCGGGTACACCCTGGGAATTGGGCTTAACCGAAGTACATAGAGTCTTGTTAGAGAATCAATTACGCGATCGCGTCTTATTAAGAGTAGATGGTGGCTTTAAAACTGGTCATGACGTAGTTATGGGAGCACTTATGGGGGCCCAAGAGTACGGTTTTGGTTCAGTAGCGATGATTGCAGCAGGTTGTATCATGGCGCGGATTTGCCATACTAATAATTGTCCAGTAGGTGTAGCCTCACAACAAGAACGCTTACGTCAACGTTTTAGCGGTACACCAGCTCAAGTAGTTAATTTCTTCTATTTTATCGCTGAGGAAGTACGTCACGTTTTGGCTCATTTGGGTTATACTTCTCTAACAGAGATTATCGGTCGTGCTGACTTATTAACTACACGTAAAGACGTAAAACCGGGGAAGACTCATTCTCTTAACCTAGAAGTCTTAACCCATCTCCCCGACGTGAAAAGCGACCGCAGTTGGTTAAACCACATTAGCGTACATAGCAATGGACCTGTTTTAGACGACGAAATTCTCACTGATAACCTGATTAACACCGCTATTGCTAACCAAGGCTTTGTAACTAAAGAGTTGAATATCTGCAATACTAATCGCTCCGTCGGTACAAGAATAGCTGGTAAAATCGCCTTTGTTTACGGTGATACAGGTTTTAGTGGCGAAATAACCCTTAAATTCACAGGTAGTGCAGGTCAAAGTTTTGGCGCATTTAACCTCCAAGGAATGAGATTAATTCTCTCAGGAGAAGCTAACGATTATGTCGGTAAAGGAATGAATGGGGGAGAGATTATCATTTATCCTCCTCAACAAACTACCTTTGATAGCTCTAAAAATAGCATTATCGGTAATACCTGTCTTTATGGCGCAACAGGTGGTTATCTCTTCGCTAATGGTACAGCAGGTGAACGTTTCGCAGTGCGTAACTCCCTAGCTAAAGCAGTAGTAGAGGGAGCAGGTGACCACTGTTGTGAGTATATGACTGGTGGAGTTATCGTAGTTTTAGGACCTGTGGGACGCAATGTTGGTGCAGGTATGACAGGAGGTTTAGCTTATTTCCTTGACGAAGAAGGAGATTTTCCCGCTAAAGTTAACCCCGAAATCGTCAAAATTCAACGGGTTGTTACTTCTACAGGTGAAAAACAACTACGAGAATTGATTCAAGCTCACGTAGAAAAAACCCAAAGCCCTTGGGGTGCTAAAATACTTGCCGATTGGCAGTCTTATCTACCTAAATTCTGGCAAGTTGTACCACCATCTGAAGCCAATAGTCCTGAAGTTACAGAGGACGCAACACAATCGTTAACTTCTGTTTAA